The genomic segment AAGCAAGACTAAAGTAATTACACGCTGGTGGGTCtgataaggaaacaaagaactGAGAGAGAGCTATGGAGGGGAAGACACACTGGAGGGTGTGGTCTGGGATGGCCTCTGCGAGGAAGGGACACTGAAGGTCACGTTGGAACGTAAGAAGGAGCCAGCTGTGGCCGGAACAACGCGAAGAAAcaatcagacaaacccaaaccgAGGGCCAGCCCACACCCGTCAAAATGTTGACGCTATGAAAAACAGAGCTGAGAAACTGTTCcagatcaaagaaaaagaaaaaggtaggaCAACTGAGTGCAATCTGAGATCCTGGATCAGGGTGGGGAGCGCTGCAAAGGGCATTACTGAGAAAgctggaaaacttttttttttttttaaagatttatttatttgtttgagagagagcaagcaggtgCACGTGGCAgcggtggggggcagagggagagagggaatctcaattCGACTCCAAGCTGatgcagagccagatgcagggctccatctcatgaccttgagatcatgacctgagccaaaaccaggagtcgaatgcttaactgactgcaccacccaggtgccccaaaagtcggaaaacttttcttttaaggttttatttactcatttgagagagaaagagagagcatgagcgggggggagaggcagagggagagggagaagcaggctccccaccgaggcgggagaccaacatggggctcaatcccaggaccaggagaagcttaaccatctgagctacacAGGCGCCCCCGGAAAACTTTTAATATGGATTTTATATCAGTTAAAGATATTATATGGATGTTGAATTTCCTGAATTTGATCACTGATCCTGGTTATGCAAGACAACATCTCTATTCTCAGGACAAGACACACTGAAGTATTCGCGATAAAGGGTCACAATGTCTGCAACCTACTCTCAAACAGGAGAGCAAacattaatagtaataataatactttttaaaaaaaatttatttgagagagagagagggtgggggaggtggggggaagtcgggaaagaatcccaagcagactccccactgagggcagagccgggtgtggggctcaatcccacaaccctgagatcatgacctgagccgaaatcaagagtcggatgcttaatggactgagccacccaggagccccagtaatacttttttaaaggaaaaaaaaagaagggcattcCGGGCAGAGAGACCAATGGGTGCAAACATCCTGAGGTAAGACAGAACTTTGCTTGCTTAGACTAGTGGGCCAGTGACCTGAGCCAGGGAGGAGAAGGCACAAGGTGAGAAGGAGACATCGCATATTTGGAGGAAGGAGAACAGAGCTGACTCGGGGAGACTACCAGGAGACCCTGCCCCGGTCCGGGAAGAGCTGGGGGAGGCCTACCGTCCCGGGAGGACCCTGGAGAGGTGAGGAGGAAAGAGACAGCTGAGAGGACTTTGGAGATTGTGCTCACAGGGCAGGACTTCCGCTGACTTGGGATGGTgggggaggtgagagagagaagagtcaaGAATCACTCCAGGTTCTTGGTCTGAACCTCTGGGTGCACGGTGATGCCATTTACTGTAAGATGGGGAGACTGCAGGAGAAGCAAGCCGGTGGTGGGCTTTAGATGGAGCCCTGGGGCTTGGACGTGTGAAGTCTGAGATGCCAGTGCGGCGTCCAAGTAGGCCACTGCACCGAGCACCGAGCGGACTGCGGCAGGGGCGGCGCGGGCGGGACGCGCGGCTGAGCCCCAGCGCTGCGGGGCCGCGTCTCCCCGGGCCTGCTCCCGCCTCCGCCCATCGGGCACGTACCCTGCTCCCGCCAAGCCCGGCTCCAGCCCGCGGTCCTGCCCTCCTGGGGAATGGAAACGCCAGGCTCTcaagcccccgcccccacccccgagcGGTAGCGCTGGAGCCGCCCTTCCTCACCCCCAAACCGGAACGGCTGCATCCTAGCGGAAACCTGGCCGGTCACCATGGCAACCACTGCCGGTACCCGAAGGCTGACCGCTGGCCGCCGCCGGCCCGTAGCACTCTGCCCCTGCGCGGGCTCGGGGCTCCCGGGGTCCCCCTCCGCGGCGGGGGCCGCGGTGGGAAGAGCCGGGTGTGCGCACAGCGGGGGCGCTGCTCTGGGAAGCCCCCgcctccacctgcccctcctccaaaaCGATTTCACCAGGCGGTCCCAAAGGCGCAGAAAAGGGGTGTGACTTgggcctctgcccccacccatcTTCGACCGCCCCCAATTCCGCCCCCCGCGGGACGGACGAGGGACCCGGAGCCCTTCGTGCCGAGAGCTGCGATCACCGGTCACCAGCTCGGACTCGGGGGGCCAGCGGGGGTTGGGCCTCGGGGTCGCGGCCACCGGCCGGCCGCAAAGCCACCAAGGCCTCCCCCCGCGTCCCCGCCGCCCGTACCGACTCCAGCCTCCGCGGCGCCGCCTCCCGGAAGCCCACCGAGGAGAGCCCGAGGAGGCCACAGCGGCCGCGCCCCGCACTCGCGTTAGCCTCGCGTGGCCGCGCCACTCACGCTCTGGTCGTCGTCCTCGCTGCGCACGTGGTCCGCGATGAAGCGCACGCCGTCCACCGCCGCGCGGAGGCCGCagccgcccgcccccgccccgccgcgcgccGGCCCCGAGCGCGACTCCCCGCGGGCTTCCCGGAAGAGGAGGGCGCCCGCCTCGCGCTCGTGCTGCCGCCGCCGCAGGCGCAGGCCCTGGCGAGCGCAGCGGGGCCGCGGCTGCTGCATGAAGAGCAGCGCGGGCAGCCACTCCAGGAAGACGACCTTGACCCAGGGCGCCATGGTGTGCGTGCTGGGCGAGCGGTGGTGCACGTTGAGCACGCACACGCTGGTGACGATGGAGAAGGTGACGAGCACCATGGTGAACATGAGGTACTTGCCGACGAGCGGCACGTCCAGGGAGGTGGGCGGCACGATCTTGGAGATGAGCAGCAGGAAGACGGTGAGCGCCAGCAGCACCGAGATGCACAGAGTCATCTTCTCGCCGCAGTCGGACGGCAGGTAGAAGACGAGGATGGCCAGCGAGGTGATGAGCACGCAGGGGATGATGAGGTTGATGGTGTAGAAGAGCGGCTTGCGGCGGATGATGAAGTCGTACGTGATGTCCACGTACGTGGAGTCGTCCGGGTTCTCGTTGCGCCGGCCGGGCAGCGCCACGATGTCCCACTCGCCGCTGGGGGTGAAGTCGTCCAGGCTGGCCACGTCACTCTTGAGCACCAGGTCGATCTCCGTGCGGTCGTAGGTCCACGAGCGGAACTTCATGGTGCAGTTCTGCTGGTCGAACGGGAAGTGCTTCACTTCGATCTTGCACGCGCTCTTGTAGATGGCGGGCGGCAGCCAGAAGATGCTGCCGTCGTAGGAGACCACGGCGTTGGAATAGAAGGACACCTCGTACATGCCGTCAGCACTGCCGAGGGAGGAGCGCGGTCAGCCCCGGCTCACGCGTTCCTGCACCCCACCCATCAACCCGGCCCTgagcgggaggaggggagagccagGTCTGAGGGTAACCACCCAGGAGCCGGCAGAGGTGGGGCAGGAATTGAGCAAGAAGGGGACCTGGGTGAGTTGGTGGTCAGGAGGCCTGTGAGGCCTTTTGGAGGCAGAAGAGGGTGGATGACGGGGGCTGTCTGCTACTTGTCGTGCATTGTGCAAGCTGGTTGCTCCCCATGCAGAGGAGAGGCTGGAGAGGTTGGGGGAGCCAGGGAGGCCAGAGTAAGGAGCCCCAAGCAATGAGGGGGAcaggggcaggtgggagcagGAGATGCACCCACTAGTGATTTAGGATCTTGGAGGTAAGTGGGATTATTGCAGGAAAGGGGACGGAACCCAGAGGAGACACTGGGGCCTCCAGGTTCTTTGATCCTGAACAATCCTCCAGGAAAGGCTATTCTTGAATCCATATAGGCGCTGGGGCTGTCAATCCTTGTCTCTATCCCACTGAGGCTCCCAACAATGGGACTCAGATTTGGCGGAGAGGGGACTGGCCATGGCCCAAATCACCTTGGAGTCGTCTGGGTTTTCCACATTCCACCTCACTAGTCTGGGTCTGTCTGCTGCATAGTGATGGTGTCTGTGCCCACAAGAAGTCCCTTCTGTCCCGCTGTGCAAGCTAATTTACTTTCCCTAAGAGCCCTTCCCTCTCAGAGCACTCCTGTGGTCTCCTCCAACCTTCCCGTTGCTCCAAGGCCACCTACTTGTTG from the Halichoerus grypus chromosome 7, mHalGry1.hap1.1, whole genome shotgun sequence genome contains:
- the CHRNB2 gene encoding neuronal acetylcholine receptor subunit beta-2; protein product: MALRSSPAALLLGFGLLGLRAGVSGTDTEERLVEHLLDPSRYNKLIRPATNGSELVTVQLMVSLAQLISVHEREQIMTTNVWLTQEWEDYRLTWKPEEFDNMKKVRLPSKHIWLPDVVLYNNADGMYEVSFYSNAVVSYDGSIFWLPPAIYKSACKIEVKHFPFDQQNCTMKFRSWTYDRTEIDLVLKSDVASLDDFTPSGEWDIVALPGRRNENPDDSTYVDITYDFIIRRKPLFYTINLIIPCVLITSLAILVFYLPSDCGEKMTLCISVLLALTVFLLLISKIVPPTSLDVPLVGKYLMFTMVLVTFSIVTSVCVLNVHHRSPSTHTMAPWVKVVFLEWLPALLFMQQPRPRCARQGLRLRRRQHEREAGALLFREARGESRSGPARGGAGAGGCGLRAAVDGVRFIADHVRSEDDDQSVSEDWKYVAMVIDRLFLWIFVFVCVFGTIGMFLQPLFQNYSTAPFLHADHSAPSSK